The region GCCCTATCTAGTGTACTCAACGTATCTTCTATCTTAAAGCGGATACCACGCTCACATAGTACTTGAAGAGCTAAGATCTCACGTTGCGCCACGAAGTATAAAGCTAGCGGTTCATTAAAGACGTCATAGTTATACCAACCACCGTGTGCACACGAAATAAGCTCCTTATAGCGCTTATCTTCCTTCCACTGTGCGATGATAATATCACGTATCTCATCGTGCTTTATAAGACTCTTTGCTTGTTCTTCTGCAGAAGTCTCTAAGGCATTATGGTAATACTGCATACCGTGCAGTTTATAGTATTTCTCTATCTCTTTAGTAAGCTTGGTGTAACTCATATTCTATATACTAAACCCCTAAAACAATTGCTGGGTCAATTTCTAATTTCTTAACTTAAGGATCCAATAAACTCCACTAACATAGTGGTTCGATAAGATCAATCATTTGCTCATAATCCACTACCAAGTCTGAGATTATGTCTAACTCTATAAAGTCTCTCTCCATAGTAGGAGTGTCATTACCCACTACTTCTAATAGTACTTCTATACGCTCACATAAAGCATTGTATTCTATTTGATTTCTTATAGCTCTCATAACACTTCTTATTTATAGCAAAAATATACTTAAGAATAGAAATTTAAAGTTTATACTCTATTTAAATTTAAAAAATATCCATTACTCCTCTTCCTCCTCATTTCTTAACTCCCCTATCTCCATAACTAACTTAGGATAGTGTAACTGTAATTCTGTACCTGTATAAGGTTCTCTCGTCCAATCAGTCTCTATCAAGTCATAATGAACAACTTCAACATATAAATCATCC is a window of Myroides oncorhynchi DNA encoding:
- a CDS encoding XRE family transcriptional regulator, which produces MRAIRNQIEYNALCERIEVLLEVVGNDTPTMERDFIELDIISDLVVDYEQMIDLIEPLC